One window of Mixophyes fleayi isolate aMixFle1 chromosome 3, aMixFle1.hap1, whole genome shotgun sequence genomic DNA carries:
- the PAQR8 gene encoding membrane progestin receptor beta, whose amino-acid sequence MTTAILECISTLSISAQQLRHFPKLVERRLLKMPSTVKDSDVPNLFREPYIQTGYRPVDQDWKYYFLSLFQKHNESVNVWTHLLVALAVLLRFKSFVETEGFSWEILSMPLVLYVIASLTYLTCSILAHLLQSKSELAHYTFYFMDYVGVSIYQYGSSLAHYYYSSNQAWYDKAWPFFLPGAAFLGWMSCIGCCYAKYRYSRPYPVMRKICQVVPSGLAYMLDISPVVHRIIACNTDDCLDRALWFHCLQIVFFVIGAYFFSCPVPEKFFPGGCDIIGHGHQIFHVFLGLCTLSQLEAVLQDYRTRHEHFTARYSPAMTQASCLSFFLLFICTAGTAIYLRKRIKEKLEEKDL is encoded by the coding sequence ATGACTACAGCAATTTTGGAATGTATCAGCACGTTATCCATTAGTGCCCAACAGTTGCGCCACTTCCCCAAGCTCGTAGAACGTCGCCTATTGAAGATGCCTTCTACAGTCAAGGACTCGGATGTTCCTAACCTCTTCAGAGAGCCTTACATTCAGACAGGATATAGACCAGTAGACCAAGACTGGAAATATTATTTTCTAAGCCTCTTTCAGAAACACAATGAATCTGTTAATGTTTGGACACACCTCCTGGTGGCCTTGGCTGTTCTGTTGAGGTTCAAATCCTTTGTGGAGACTGAGGGCTTCTCCTGGGAAATTTTATCCATGCCTTTAGTTCTATATGTAATAGCCTCGTTGACTTATCTCACATGTAGCATCCTCGCACACCTGCTGCAGTCCAAATCTGAGTTGGCTCATTACACCTTCTACTTCATGGACTATGTTGGAGTTAGCATTTACCAGTATGGGAGTTCCTTGGCCCACTACTACTACAGTTCCAACCAAGCTTGGTATGACAAGGCCTGGCCTTTCTTCTTGCCAGGAGCTGCTTTTCTAGGTTGGATGTCCTGTATAGGTTGCTGCTATGCCAAATATCGCTACAGCCGACCATATCCAGTCATGAGGAAAATCTGCCAGGTCGTCCCATCTGGCTTAGCGTACATGTTGGACATCAGCCCAGTGGTTCACCGGATTATAGCTTGTAATACGGACGACTGCTTAGACAGAGCTCTTTGGTTCCATTGTCTACAAATCGTCTTCTTTGTCATCGGTGCCTACTTTTTCTCTTGCCCAGTCCCAGAGAAATTTTTCCCAGGCGGGTGTGATATCATTGGCCACGGTCATCAAATCTTCCATGTGTTTCTAGGCTTGTGTACTCTCTCCCAGCTGGAGGCTGTGCTCCAGGACTACAGAACCAGACATGAACATTTCACGGCACGGTACAGTCCGGCAATGACCCAAGCATCTTGTCTCTCGTTCTTCCTGCTCTTCATCTGCACAGCGGGCACGGCGATTTATCTGCGGAAAAGAATCAAAGAGAAACTGGAAGAGAAAGACTTGTGA